From Halobacillus sp. Marseille-Q1614, the proteins below share one genomic window:
- a CDS encoding carbohydrate ABC transporter permease produces MNKLKNLYQNRHPYIFIAPAVLLLTVFSLIPILVAFVISFSDMNLKGLADWSSITFIGLENYKDLFTDDTFLKSVYNTLFYVIVGVPLVIVSSLSIALLLNYGTNKIFTVFRAVYYMPSITNIIAVAVIWGYLYNTEYGLFNYLLSLLTVDNIPWLEEPTIAKLSLILLAVWKGIGINMIIFLAALQGIPKSYYEAAEMDGANRLQVLFNVTLPLLRYATFFVTITTLIGWMQFFEEPFVMTDGGPLDGTISIALFIYKEGFQFSEFGYAAAGSFILFAMIIIVTMIQFKFRKSDTQY; encoded by the coding sequence ATGAACAAGTTAAAAAACTTATATCAAAATAGACATCCTTATATATTCATTGCCCCGGCCGTTCTTTTGCTGACGGTCTTCAGTCTGATTCCGATCCTTGTCGCCTTTGTTATCAGTTTTTCAGATATGAATTTAAAAGGGCTGGCGGATTGGTCTTCAATTACATTTATCGGACTGGAAAACTATAAGGATTTGTTTACAGACGATACATTTTTAAAATCGGTCTATAACACATTGTTTTATGTCATAGTCGGTGTGCCGCTTGTGATCGTATCTTCATTATCGATTGCTTTGCTGCTGAACTATGGAACCAACAAAATTTTCACCGTGTTTCGAGCGGTGTATTATATGCCGTCCATAACCAATATCATCGCTGTGGCCGTCATTTGGGGCTACCTTTATAACACGGAATATGGCCTGTTTAACTATTTACTTTCCTTACTGACGGTAGATAACATTCCGTGGCTGGAAGAGCCGACCATCGCTAAGTTATCGCTCATCCTTTTAGCGGTATGGAAAGGCATCGGGATTAACATGATCATCTTCCTTGCGGCTTTGCAGGGGATTCCGAAATCTTATTATGAAGCAGCGGAAATGGATGGAGCCAATCGATTGCAGGTGCTTTTTAATGTGACACTCCCTCTTTTAAGGTACGCGACCTTTTTTGTCACCATTACAACACTGATCGGCTGGATGCAGTTTTTCGAAGAACCATTTGTTATGACAGATGGAGGACCATTGGATGGGACGATTTCCATAGCGCTGTTTATTTATAAAGAAGGTTTCCAATTTAGTGAATTCGGCTATGCAGCTGCCGGGTCCT